One Myxococcales bacterium genomic window, TGGTAACGATGTTAACCTTGGCCTTGGCGCTGGTCGGGGCTGGGTGGGCGATGGCCGCGACGGGCGGTCCCGACGCCTACGGTTACACCTGGGACGATTCCGAACCCTACGTTTGGAACGACATTTCCGGCACCGGCACCCTGGTGACGGGCGGCGATGAAGTCGTTCAGTCCGTGACCCTGGGCTTCAATTTCGTCTTCTACGGCAAGCTGTACACCAGCGTCAGCATCGCCAGCAACGGCCACCTGTCCTTCAACGGCACGACCAGCTATACGACCTCTTGCGACTGGTCGGCCCCGGCGATCACCCAGTTCGCCGGCAAGTGGAACGACCTGGTCACCGCTTCCTTGGGCGCGATTTATTACAAAATCGCCGGCACCGCTCCGGACCGTAAACTCACCGTGCAGTATCACAACGTGCCGTTGTACGGCGCCGACACCGATCTGACCACCTTCCAGATCGTGTTGTTCGAAGGCAGCAACGACATCGTGATGTACTTCGCCGACCCGCTGGCCACCGCGGCTGAGGCGATCGGCATCGATGGCGGCAGCGTTTACCTGCAGTACGCTTGCGCCACCGGCGCGGGCGCCGCGAACACCGCCGTCCGCTTCACGCACCCGACCGGCATCTTCGTCGTCAGCCCGGCGACCGAGTCCAAGGGCGGCGAAATCGGCGCCACGGTCACCCATACCGTGTCGATCCTCAACCTGACCGGCGCGAAGGCCACCTTCGACATCACCAAGGCCGGCGAGACCTGGACGACCACCGTTCCGGCTTCGCTCGAAGTCAACGACGGCGAGCTGGGCACCTTCGACGTGACGGTTGAAATTCCGGGCACCGCCAACTACGGCGATGACGACACCGTGACCGTCAGCGTGACCTACGACAGCGTCACCCACGACTCCGTGCTGACCACCATGGCCGCCTGCGACATCATCTATGACGACGGCACCGCCGAAGGTCAGTTGGGCTGCAGCAAGAAGGGCCCGTGCTACATGGGCACCGTGTTCACTTCCGACGGCCCGGCCACCATCACCTCGGTGAAGGTGCTGATGACCAGCGAATCGACCGCGGCGCCGTTCCGCGTTTGCTTCTATGCCGCCACCGTGGCCGGCGGCCCGACCGGCGCGCCCTTGGGTTGCTTCGGTCCGTTCACCTCGAACAACCTGGACGACTGGTACACCGCCGTGCTGTCGACGCCGCAAAGCGTTAACGGCGACTTCGCCGTGATCCTCGACCAGACCTCGGGCTTCCTGTCCATCGGCCGTGACGAAGGTTCGGACGCGGGCCGCGCCTGGGTCAGCACCGACGACGGTTCGAGCTTCGACCCGATCGCGAGCATCGGCTATCCCAGCAACTTCATGATTCGCGCCAGCACCTGCGAAATCGTCGACGACGATGATGACGACGACGACGACAACGACGACAACGACACCGGCACCGACGACGACACCGGCGACGACGACACCGGCGACGACGACACCGGCGACGACGACACCGGCACCGACGACGACGCCAGTGACGATGACGCCGCTGACGACGACGCGGCCGATGACGACAACGGCGGCGATGACGATGATGATGACGACAGCGGCTGCGGCTGCTAACTGACTCATTCAGTCATGAAAAAGGGGGCCCGTTCGGGTCCCCTTTTTTATTGCCGTTTCGTCGGCCGGCCGTTGCCGGCGGGCGGTTTTTTCAGGATTTCTGGCCGGTGACCTCCGAAAGCATCGCCAGTTCCATCTGCACCACCTTTTTCAGACTGAACCGTTGTTCGATGTATTCCCGGGCGTTCTCGCCCATCCGTTCCTGCAGGGTCGTGTCGCCCAGCACTTCCAGAATCGCCTGGCGGATCGACTGCGGCGAAGTCTCGCACAGGTAGCCGTTTTTGCCGTGCGCGATCAATTCCCGAATGCCGACCACCTTCGTGCCGATGACCGGCAGGCCGCAGGCCATGGCTTCCAGCAGAACCTTCGGATGGCTTTCGTAGTGCGAGGGCAGAATGAAAGCCTCGGCGCTGTTGAACAGTTCCGGCAACGTGCGGTGATCGACGACGCCCAGCAGGTGCACATCGAGCTTTTTCGCCTTGATCGTCTTGCGCAATTGCTCGGCCTGGGTACCGTTGCCGGCGATCACCACTTCCACGTCGAGGCCATGGATCGCTTCCAGCAGCGCAAACAGATTTTTTTGCGGCTCCAGGCGGCAGATCGTGCAAAGCCGGCGCGGAATCCGGGCCGCCGGCATCGGCCGGAACAACGTCGTATCCACGTAATTGGGAATCACCGCCACCCGATTTTCGGAAAGGCGATAATCCTTGACGACCCGCTCCTTGATGACCGGGGTCGTCACCGCCACGCGATCGGCCTGGGTGAAGACCAGCCGCTCCAGTTCGCGGGCGCGTTGCGCTTCCGGCGATTGCTGGCCGAATTGGCGTTCGGTGAAATCCGAAAGCAGAAAACCGCACCGGGCGACGAACTTCTTGTTCAACGCCTGGGCCATGCGCATCGCCACGTCTGATCCTTGCACCTGGTTGCTTTTAAACACCGCGGTATTGGACATGAAGATCGGCTTGAGCATGGCGGCCAAATGCTGGGTATATTCGCCGAGCGGCAAGCCTTGCCGATTGCACACGACCCGAATGTCGCCAAGCCGCTTCTTGTAAGCCTCGTCCGATTTGTCGCCGTACGTCACCAGGGCGATTTCCGCCAACGAGGAAGTCAGCGCCTGATAAACCGCCGATTCGCGGGCGAACAAACCAAGTCGCTCCCAACCGGCCAGGGACATGCCGTAAGAAAGAAAAAGGCCCAATTTGACGTTCGTCAACCGCACTGGCCGTTCCCTTCGAACGTGTCGAACCGGCGCCGGCCGGCCGCGACCGGCCCACCGCGCTGTTTCCGTTTGCCTTTTCCGGTTCCCCGCGGCCGCCATCCTCGGCCGTGGGATAGAAGATTGAATCCGGAGAGATTCGCCGGCGCTCCCGGCGAACGCACTTCTGGTTCGCGCCCTAGATTAATTTGCCTTCGGTCCGATAATCAAGTGGCTGCTTTTTACGTCGGGACCAGCGGCGCCGCCGGAAAAATCAGGTGCTCCCGTTCATTTTGCTTGACGATACCCGCCTTTTTTTCCATAACCGCACCAGCCGGAAAGTGATCCGACATTCAACGAGCTTCAACTGGAAGGCATCGGCCATGGCTGAAATTCTTTCCCGCCCGGCACCCACCGCACACCTCGGCGCCTGCGGTTTGTTTTGCACCAACTGCCGCCGCTTTCAACGCGGCAAATGTCGCGGCTGCCAGATCCAACCGCAATTCGCCAAGTGCCCCGTCCGCGCCTGTTGCGCGAAAAAAGGGCTGCTGCACTGTGCGCCGTGCGCGGACTTCGCGGCGCCGCGCGCTTTTCGCGAATGCAAAAAACTCAACAATCCGATCGCCCGGGTCCTGGCGCTGCTGTTCGGCTCGGATCGCAACGGCGCTTTGACGTTGCTGCGCGACCAGGGTCTGGAGGCGTACCTCGCCGCCAAGCGCGCCGACGGCAAGCAGTAGGCGCGTCCCCGGATCCCGTCGCTTTCGCCGAAAACAAAATTGTTTTAGAGTGCCCCGGCCATGAATCAGGATCCGCGATGGCTGCCCAAAGAAAAACCCCGCCGCCGAACGCATCGGCTGGCCTGGTTTTTATTCTTCGCCATCCTGCCGGTCGCGATCCCCGTCGTCTACAGCTATCTCCTCTGCCCGTTCATGCCTTATTACCGGTTTTTCAATCCCGGCCGGACCTCGATGATGGACTATCGCGAGCATCAGGCGAAGAAAAAGCACCAACCGTTCAAACTGCGCTATCAGCCGGTACCGCTCGCGAAAATCGCCAAGCCGTTGCGCGAAGCGGCGGTGCTCGCCGAGGACGGCAATTTCTACAAACACCAGGGCTTCGATTTCGAGGCCATCCAGAAAGCCTACGAATACAATAAAAAACGCGGCAAGGTGGTTCGCGGCGCCAGAACGATCAGCCAGCAGGTGGCGAAAAATCTCTGGCTGTCGCCGAAACGCAGTTGGTGGCGCAAGCTGGTCGAAGGCATCCTCACCGTGCGGCTCGAATTGACCCTGCCGAAAGAGCGGATTCTCGAAATCTATCTCAACAGCATCGAATGGGGCGACGGCATTTTCGGCGCCAAGGCTGCCGCCGAAATCTATTTTCACACCTCGCCCGACAAACTGACCGCCTCGCAGGCCGCCTTGCTGGTCGCCGCCATCCCCTCGCCGTTGCGTTCGAACCCCGCCCGCCCTTCCGGATACCTCGCGCGCCGGCAAGGACTGATCTTGCGCTGGCTGTCGGGCAATGTGGCGGACAAGGAAAAAGAAGAAGAGCAGATGCTGAACATGCCGACGCCCGAACCGGAAAAGGAATCGCCGGACATCTC contains:
- a CDS encoding glycosyltransferase family 4 protein, which gives rise to MRLTNVKLGLFLSYGMSLAGWERLGLFARESAVYQALTSSLAEIALVTYGDKSDEAYKKRLGDIRVVCNRQGLPLGEYTQHLAAMLKPIFMSNTAVFKSNQVQGSDVAMRMAQALNKKFVARCGFLLSDFTERQFGQQSPEAQRARELERLVFTQADRVAVTTPVIKERVVKDYRLSENRVAVIPNYVDTTLFRPMPAARIPRRLCTICRLEPQKNLFALLEAIHGLDVEVVIAGNGTQAEQLRKTIKAKKLDVHLLGVVDHRTLPELFNSAEAFILPSHYESHPKVLLEAMACGLPVIGTKVVGIRELIAHGKNGYLCETSPQSIRQAILEVLGDTTLQERMGENAREYIEQRFSLKKVVQMELAMLSEVTGQKS
- a CDS encoding DUF3795 domain-containing protein, giving the protein MAEILSRPAPTAHLGACGLFCTNCRRFQRGKCRGCQIQPQFAKCPVRACCAKKGLLHCAPCADFAAPRAFRECKKLNNPIARVLALLFGSDRNGALTLLRDQGLEAYLAAKRADGKQ
- the mtgA gene encoding monofunctional biosynthetic peptidoglycan transglycosylase, coding for MNQDPRWLPKEKPRRRTHRLAWFLFFAILPVAIPVVYSYLLCPFMPYYRFFNPGRTSMMDYREHQAKKKHQPFKLRYQPVPLAKIAKPLREAAVLAEDGNFYKHQGFDFEAIQKAYEYNKKRGKVVRGARTISQQVAKNLWLSPKRSWWRKLVEGILTVRLELTLPKERILEIYLNSIEWGDGIFGAKAAAEIYFHTSPDKLTASQAALLVAAIPSPLRSNPARPSGYLARRQGLILRWLSGNVADKEKEEEQMLNMPTPEPEKESPDISTPEPTPDDQAAPLLKPEKSEPPAPSKDLPPAKEAPAAPTPTPEQIAL